One window of the Epinephelus moara isolate mb chromosome 22, YSFRI_EMoa_1.0, whole genome shotgun sequence genome contains the following:
- the illr4 gene encoding immune-related, lectin-like receptor 4, protein MPEVDVLYSDVKFTRERRNAHETSSSPGNTTYSEVKIVQTQPPTELPGSQKLESNGRSKVTSERVALVILSALLTAVAIALGLTSYKNIETMKRLQRLMHERDTVIKNLTETCCGVKSCNKVQHMSPQPPGEKITSNKDGSCPKCEEGWEQHGGQCYYFSTDNSTWEESKNKCQQYPGGDLVKIDSRAEQAFLELKLREKMNIPEDKFWIGLTDSKLEGTWLWADGSPLNTSLTFWSGKEPDNWKGEDPAGENCVRMGEKAGAEDLRSWFDKACKKPQRSICEKPADPGHLKCV, encoded by the exons ATGCCTGAAGTTGATGTTCTGTACTCTGATGTCAAGTTCacaagagagaggagaaacGCACACG AGACCAGTTCCTCACCGGGGAACACCACATACTCCGAGGTCAAGATTGTGCAGACTCAGCCACCCACAGAGCTTCCTG GTTCCCAAAAGCTGGAGTCAAATGGACGATCAAAGGTCACATCAGAGAGAGTGGCCTTGGTAATTCTCAGTGCTCTCCTGACGGCTGTTGCCATCGCCCTCGGCCTGACCT cttacaaaaacattGAAACCATGAAACGTCTCCAGAGGCTGATGCATGAGCGTGACACCGTGATAAAAAATCTGACAG AGACATGCTGTGGAGTCAAGTCATGCAACAAGGTGCAGCATATGAGCCCACAACCTCCTGGGGAAAAAATTA CCTCCAACAAAGACGGCTCATGTCCAAAATGTGAAGAAGGCTGGGAGCAACATGGAGGACAGTGCTATTATTTCTCCACCGATAATTCAACCTGGGaagaaagcaaaaataaatgtcaacaATATCCGGGGGGAGACCTGGTTAAGATAGACAGTAGAGCTGAGCAG GCCTTCCTGGAGCTGAAACTGAGAGAAAAAATGAACATTCCTGAGGACAAGTTCTGGATTGGACTGACAGATTCAAAGTTAGAGGGAACATGGTTGTGGGCAGACGGCTCACCGCTGAACACAAG TTTGACTTTTTGGAGCGGCAAGGAGCCAGACAACTGGAAAGGGGAAGATCCTGCTGGAGAGAACTGTGTGAGGATGGGGGAGAAAGCAGGAGCTGAAGACCTGCGCAGTTGGTTTGATAAAGCCTGTAAAAAGCCTCAGAGAAGTATCTGTGAGAAACCAGCAGATCCtggacatttaaaatgtgtctga